A window of the Armatimonadota bacterium genome harbors these coding sequences:
- a CDS encoding branched-chain amino acid ABC transporter permease — MIEFAASGLLNGVAVGSIYALIALGFALLYKSTRILNLAHGELVLFGGYLAIALAQVLPFPLAVTVTLLAAAALGFAVERAIMRPLFGQPLLSVVIVTLALGYIVRGAMVGIWGGSTRNFPPVLPAGVVRVAGIPLQAVGVYSAATAAVLLGAFWLFFRYTLVGISMRAAANEQLTASTLGVSLRRVFAYAWAFAATAGAVGGILLGLWLGVNFALAHVGLKALAAVILGGLDSIPGAIVGGLAIGVVETVVGGYIDAHVIYGFKDITPFVVILLVLLVRPYGLFGTEHIERL, encoded by the coding sequence GTGATCGAGTTTGCGGCGAGCGGCCTGCTCAACGGGGTGGCGGTGGGCAGCATCTACGCGCTGATCGCCCTGGGCTTCGCGCTCCTGTACAAATCCACCAGGATCCTCAACCTGGCCCACGGGGAGCTGGTCCTGTTCGGGGGCTATCTGGCCATCGCCCTGGCCCAGGTCCTCCCCTTCCCCCTGGCCGTGACGGTCACGCTGCTGGCCGCGGCGGCGCTGGGGTTCGCCGTGGAGCGGGCCATCATGCGGCCGCTGTTCGGCCAGCCGCTGCTGTCGGTGGTGATCGTGACCCTGGCCCTGGGCTACATCGTGCGGGGAGCGATGGTGGGGATCTGGGGCGGCAGCACGCGCAACTTTCCCCCGGTCCTGCCGGCGGGGGTGGTGCGGGTGGCGGGGATCCCCCTGCAGGCCGTGGGGGTCTACAGCGCCGCCACGGCCGCCGTCCTGCTGGGAGCGTTCTGGCTGTTCTTCCGGTACACCCTGGTGGGGATCTCCATGCGCGCCGCCGCCAACGAGCAGCTGACCGCCAGCACCCTGGGGGTGAGCCTGCGGCGGGTCTTTGCCTACGCCTGGGCGTTTGCGGCCACCGCCGGGGCGGTGGGCGGGATCCTGCTGGGCCTGTGGCTGGGGGTGAACTTCGCCCTGGCCCACGTGGGGCTCAAGGCCCTGGCCGCGGTCATCCTGGGCGGGCTGGACAGCATTCCCGGGGCGATCGTGGGGGGGCTGGCCATCGGGGTGGTGGAAACGGTGGTGGGCGGCTACATCGACGCCCACGTGATCTACGGGTTCAAGGACATCACGCCCTTTGTGGTCATCCTGCTGGTCCTGCTGGTCCGGCCCTACGGGTTGTTCGGAACGGAGCACATCGAGCGCCTGTAG